One window of Amaranthus tricolor cultivar Red isolate AtriRed21 chromosome 11, ASM2621246v1, whole genome shotgun sequence genomic DNA carries:
- the LOC130826536 gene encoding uncharacterized protein LOC130826536, which yields MELLQIEVLDDKIKAKEMILNKAWVKVKDRSSIDYVNGVEEFLNFALSKVREDDRDSTTIRCPCNSCRNIFLKTKCDVRFDLLKGGMYEKYTFWELHREELVESSDGDDVDESNDIDSGFTMLQDACGVGAMNVGSAEEALNNVEEYEKPNANAKKFFKLLEEYQEPLTMHDTTMSKLSYSVKLLHLKVLNNWADKSFDSLLHLERQGYGAYLPTSYYEAKKLIKDLGLDYYKIDACENDCILYWKEHEKLIECPTCGLSRWKQEKEGSSKGVKVSRKVLRYFPLKPRLQSLYICRKTSKDMRWHKERDATKTYRVNDCDRIIDDDVLSREEEDDAFLEDDNASAIDDTIRHPSDSFAWKSFDEEYSEFAKEVRNVRLGLACDGFQPFNNSQHSIWRVVLIPYNFPPWLCMKPYSFMLSLLVPGPTSPGINMDVYLQPLIEELKELWEVGVETYDAYSKTNFILRASLLWTINDFPAYADLSGWSTKGYYACPCCHKETKRTSLMHKGGYLGHRRWLPMNHKWRNDANSFDGKIEKGVAPVPLSGDDVLQHYSRFSQAKYGKIVGKKRKRDASNSLFGWKKKSIFFTLPYWRKLKIRHNLDVMHIEKNISDNILGTLMSIQGKNKDTLKSRLDLVKMKIRDKLNPKVVDGKVRVPIAIYTLRSDAKVAICRMFAKMKSPDGYLSNISRCVKDNGKKISCLKSHDHHVFIE from the exons ATGGAGTTACTTCAAATTGAAGTTCTAGATGATAAGATTAAAGCAAAA gaaatgattttgaataagGCATGGGTCAAAGTAAAAGATCGTTCATCTATTGATTATGTAAATGGTGTTGAAGAGTTTCTAAATTTTGCTCTTTCCAAAGTAAGAGAAGATGATCGAGATAGTACTACTATTAGGTGCCCTTGTAATAGTTGTCGCaatatatttcttaaaacaaaatgtGATGTAAGATTCGACTTGCTTAAGGGAGGAATGTATGAGAAGTACACTTTTTGGGAACTTCACAGGGAAGAATTAGTTGAATCAAGTGATGGGGATGATGTTGATGAGTCGAATGACATTGATAGTGGTTTCACAATGTTGCAAGATGCATGTGGAGTTGGTGCTATGAATGTTGGGAGTGCTGAAGAGGCTTTAAATAATGTTGAGGAGTATGAGAAACCTAATGCAAATGCaaaaaagtttttcaaacttttagAGGAGTACCAAGAACCATTAACAATGCATGACACAACAATGTCTAAGTTGTCATACAGTGttaaattattacatttaaAGGTTTTGAATAATTGGGCTGATAAGTCTTTTGATAGTTTACTCCATTTAGAACGTCAAGGCTATGGCGCTTACCTTCCAACTTCTTATTACGAGGCTAAGAAACTCATTAAAGACTTGGGCCTTGATTATTATAAGATTGATGCTTGTGAAAATGATTGTATTCTTTATTGGAAAGAGCATGAAAAATTGATTGAGTGTCCCACTTGTGGTTTATCAAGGTGGAAACAAGAAAAGGAAGGCTCTTCTAAGGGGGTAAAGGTTTCTAGAAAAGTGCTAAGATATTTTCCATTGAAGCCTAGGCTACAAAGCTTGTACATTTGTAGAAAGACATCCAAAGACATGCGTTGGCACAAAGAAAGGGATGCTACTAAAACATATAGAGTGAATGATTGTGATAGGATTATAGATGATGATGTCCTTTCTAGGGAAGAGGAGGATGATGCCTTTTTGGAGGATGACAATGCAAGTGCGATAGATGATACAATTAGACATCCATCTGACTCCTTTGCATGGAAATCATTTGATGAAGAGTATAGTGAATTTGCTAAAGAGGTGCGAAATGTTAGACTTGGACTAGCTTGTGATGGCTTTCAGCCTTTCAATAATTCACAACATAGCATATGGCGAGTGGTTCTTATCCCTTATAATTTTCCTCCTTGGTTATGCATGAAACCTTATTCATTTATGCTATCTTTACTAGTACCAGGTCCAACAAGTCCAGGAATTAATATGGACGTCTACCTCCAACCACTTATTGAGGAGTTAAAGGAGCTTTGGGAGGTTGGTGTTGAAACCTATGATGCTTACTCTAAAACAAATTTCATCTTGCGTGCATCATTACTGTGGACTATCAATGACTTTCCTGCGTATGCAGATTTGTCTGGATGGTCTACCAAAGGTTATTACGCTTGTCCATGTTGTCATAAGGAAACTAAACGGACTTCGTTGATGCATAAGGGTGGTTATTTAGGGCATCGACGTTGGCTTCCAATGAATCATAAGTGGAGAAATGATGCCAATTCTTTTGACggtaaaattgaaaaaggtGTTGCACCAGTTCCATTGAGTGGGGATGATGTATTACAACATTATAGCCGATTCTCACAAGCAAAATATGGGAAGATTGTagggaaaaaaagaaaaagggatgcTTCTAATAGCTTGTTTGGGTGGAAAAAGAAAAGCATTTTCTTTACCTTGCCTTATTGGAGGAAATTAAAAATTCGTCATAACTTGGATGTTATgcatattgagaaaaatatCTCTGATAATATCTTGGGTACTTTAATGAGCATACAAGGCAAAAACAAAGATACTTTGAAGTCTCGATTGGATTTGGTGAAGATGAAAATCAGAGATAAGTTGAATCCTAAAGTGGTTGATGGTAAGGTGCGTGTTCCTATTGCTATATATACATTGAGGTCAGATGCCAAGGTTGCCATATGTCGTATGTTTGCAAAAATGAAATCTCCCGATGGATATCTATCAAACATTTCTCGTTGTGTTAAAGATAATGGAAAAAAGATATCATGTTTGAAGAGCCATGACCATCATGTTTTTATTGAGTAG